A stretch of the Bartonella henselae str. Houston-1 genome encodes the following:
- the edd gene encoding phosphogluconate dehydratase, with the protein MALSKTIATVTRRICERSAPTREIYLDRIAKAQANHPKRSFLGCANQAHGFAACGSIDKKRLKRNIVGNIGIITAYNDILSAHQPFESFPHLIKETARMFGGVAQVAGGVPAMCDGVTQGNTGMELSLFSRDVIAMATAIGLSHDMFDAALYLGVCDKIVPGLVIGALTFGHLPGIFVPAGPMTSGQGNDEKAKIRQLYAENKIDRQTLLESEARSYHGPGTCTFYGTANSNQVILEMMGLHMPGSSFINANTPLRDALTKEATKRVLEMIALGDSYSPIGLIVDERSFVNAVVGLNATGGSTNHAIHLIAMAAAAGILLTWHDIAEISSVVPLLARIYPNGLADINHFHAAGGMGFVIRELIEAGLVHEDVCTVFGKDLNAYAIEAKLCNDDNVVREPALNESANHKVLTGWRKPFQSDGGIRILLGDLGTAIMKVSSVKSEYWRIEAPVLVFNDQEELQEAFKAGVLNDKDFIAVIRYQGPKANGMPELHKLTTILGVLQDRGQKVALVTDGRMSGASGKIPAAIHVTPEALDDGPIARLQNGDVVCLDAHVGKLAILEDKVEFNARKITLPDLSKNEYGVGRELFRIFRHSVNRADQGASVLIA; encoded by the coding sequence ATGGCACTTTCAAAGACAATTGCTACGGTTACGCGAAGAATTTGTGAACGTTCTGCTCCGACGCGGGAAATTTATCTAGACCGTATTGCAAAAGCGCAGGCAAATCATCCGAAGCGGAGTTTTTTAGGATGTGCCAATCAAGCCCATGGTTTTGCGGCATGTGGTTCAATAGATAAAAAGCGTTTGAAGCGTAATATCGTTGGGAATATTGGTATTATTACTGCATATAATGATATACTTTCGGCCCATCAACCTTTTGAGAGTTTTCCTCACTTAATTAAAGAGACAGCCCGTATGTTTGGTGGTGTGGCACAAGTGGCAGGTGGTGTGCCTGCGATGTGTGATGGTGTCACACAAGGGAATACAGGAATGGAGCTTTCCCTTTTTTCGCGTGACGTGATTGCCATGGCGACAGCTATAGGTTTATCACACGATATGTTTGATGCGGCACTCTATCTCGGGGTTTGTGATAAAATCGTACCTGGTTTGGTGATTGGTGCACTAACATTTGGCCATTTACCAGGAATTTTTGTTCCAGCTGGTCCCATGACAAGTGGTCAAGGCAATGACGAAAAAGCGAAGATACGCCAGCTTTATGCAGAAAATAAGATAGATCGTCAAACATTGCTGGAATCGGAAGCTCGTTCTTATCATGGGCCAGGAACATGTACATTTTATGGAACGGCTAACTCAAATCAGGTGATACTGGAGATGATGGGGCTTCACATGCCCGGAAGCTCTTTTATCAATGCGAATACACCGTTGCGTGATGCCTTAACAAAGGAAGCCACGAAGCGTGTACTTGAAATGATCGCTCTTGGCGATAGTTACAGTCCAATTGGGTTGATAGTGGATGAGCGCTCTTTTGTGAACGCTGTTGTAGGCTTGAATGCAACAGGAGGATCTACTAATCATGCAATTCATTTAATTGCTATGGCTGCTGCTGCGGGTATTCTATTGACATGGCATGATATTGCAGAAATTTCGTCAGTCGTGCCTCTTTTAGCACGAATTTACCCCAATGGTTTGGCTGATATCAATCATTTTCACGCAGCTGGTGGTATGGGATTTGTTATCCGCGAATTGATTGAGGCAGGTTTAGTTCATGAAGATGTTTGTACAGTTTTTGGTAAAGATCTCAATGCTTATGCAATTGAAGCAAAGCTTTGCAATGATGACAATGTAGTGCGCGAGCCTGCTTTAAATGAAAGTGCTAATCATAAAGTATTAACAGGATGGAGAAAGCCATTTCAGTCTGATGGTGGTATTCGTATTTTATTGGGAGACTTAGGCACAGCTATTATGAAAGTTTCATCCGTCAAATCAGAGTATTGGCGGATTGAAGCTCCAGTTCTTGTCTTTAATGATCAAGAAGAACTGCAAGAGGCTTTTAAAGCGGGGGTGTTGAATGATAAAGACTTTATTGCTGTCATTCGTTACCAAGGGCCAAAAGCTAATGGTATGCCAGAGCTTCATAAATTAACGACAATTTTAGGTGTTTTACAAGATCGTGGTCAAAAGGTGGCATTGGTAACGGATGGTCGTATGTCCGGTGCATCAGGAAAAATTCCTGCTGCAATTCATGTGACACCAGAAGCTTTGGATGATGGTCCGATTGCGCGTTTGCAGAATGGTGACGTCGTTTGTCTTGATGCTCATGTGGGTAAGTTAGCTATTTTAGAAGATAAGGTAGAATTTAATGCACGAAAAATCACCCTTCCTGACCTTTCAAAGAATGAATATGGCGTTGGACGCGAACTTTTTCGTATTTTTCGTCACTCCGTTAATCGTGCAGATCAAGGAGCATCTGTTCTTATAGCATGA
- a CDS encoding AsmA family protein, which translates to MRARIIKFLSGIFITIVVLFEVGILILPYLVSTDTIRIRLAQDLSVWTGYNVELRDPPRLNIFPYPKAYLSGITLISKMNNAAPLMEAESIEVDLSLVDLLSGHISFSETRIVRPQFVMEKPVKTVADFFARFSRSRGALGLAIRNAREILKHNPDKPDTKRLLKQPFGRIVIENGILVYHDSISGIAEKITGLNAVLDWPESTQEARFHADARWRGELTKLSINADQALLLLAGGKSQVKASLNSVRGGITFIGQARFSEYYVFDGKVSMRSPGWNQTLAWIGDNQFWGHQLKEPIVWESRFVAQPMHIQMDNVAFTMGTANARGALEVDFQDYVPIIIGSLAFDNLDFDLLRSVFSSVKEKNQFLDMADRIGVDVRLSAPQAKVGNVVLTDLAAAIQIKNGHGIFDLGHANVFGGALQSNIQITSVGQKMQLEGRVSGTSIDTKVAAEVLGIRPFAQSKTNFIMTVKTLASSWSEIFAKMQGELTLNMFSGRLLGYDLNDLPTRLFKKEQFLLVNHDSLSTIFNRWDIQTRFSDGTITVIESLMHTADWSLSIQGAIAASIAQDQQNELILQAQLRKNNISETLCRDVECLANSLAWPFSFSLSSKGQEHGNFWVKKDIDTD; encoded by the coding sequence GTGCGCGCCAGAATAATAAAATTTTTGAGCGGAATTTTTATTACAATTGTTGTTTTATTTGAAGTTGGTATTCTCATTTTACCTTATCTTGTGTCGACAGATACGATTCGTATTCGTTTAGCGCAGGATTTGAGTGTGTGGACAGGCTATAATGTGGAATTGCGTGATCCACCGCGGTTGAATATTTTTCCTTATCCTAAAGCATATCTTTCCGGTATTACTTTAATATCAAAAATGAATAATGCTGCACCACTCATGGAAGCTGAATCAATAGAAGTTGATCTTTCTTTGGTGGATCTTCTTTCGGGACATATTTCTTTTTCAGAGACACGAATTGTGCGTCCTCAATTTGTTATGGAAAAGCCTGTTAAAACAGTAGCGGATTTTTTTGCTAGATTTTCGCGTTCACGAGGTGCATTAGGATTAGCAATACGCAATGCTCGTGAAATATTAAAACATAACCCTGATAAGCCAGATACAAAGCGTCTTTTGAAGCAGCCTTTTGGGCGGATTGTTATTGAAAATGGCATTCTCGTATATCATGATAGTATTTCGGGTATAGCAGAAAAAATAACGGGATTAAATGCTGTTTTAGATTGGCCAGAGTCCACGCAGGAAGCGCGATTTCATGCAGATGCTCGTTGGCGCGGAGAATTGACAAAATTATCAATTAATGCCGATCAAGCGTTGCTGCTTTTAGCAGGAGGGAAAAGCCAGGTTAAGGCAAGTCTCAATTCTGTGCGCGGTGGTATAACCTTTATAGGACAGGCACGGTTCTCTGAATACTATGTTTTTGACGGAAAAGTATCGATGCGTTCTCCGGGTTGGAATCAGACATTGGCCTGGATTGGAGACAATCAATTTTGGGGGCATCAATTAAAAGAACCTATTGTATGGGAGTCTCGCTTTGTAGCACAGCCAATGCATATCCAAATGGATAATGTTGCATTTACGATGGGTACGGCAAATGCACGTGGAGCTTTAGAAGTTGATTTTCAGGACTATGTACCAATTATAATTGGATCTTTAGCATTTGATAATCTAGATTTTGACCTTTTAAGGTCAGTGTTTTCTTCAGTTAAAGAGAAGAATCAATTCCTTGATATGGCAGATCGTATTGGGGTAGATGTACGGCTTTCTGCACCACAAGCAAAAGTGGGAAATGTTGTATTGACTGATTTAGCTGCTGCCATACAAATAAAAAATGGGCATGGCATTTTTGATCTTGGACATGCTAACGTTTTTGGTGGAGCACTTCAAAGCAATATTCAAATAACATCAGTTGGTCAGAAAATGCAACTTGAAGGACGCGTTTCAGGGACTTCCATTGATACCAAAGTTGCTGCAGAGGTGCTAGGAATACGCCCATTTGCACAGTCCAAAACCAATTTTATCATGACAGTAAAGACCCTTGCCAGTTCTTGGTCGGAAATTTTTGCGAAAATGCAGGGTGAATTAACACTGAATATGTTTTCTGGACGGCTGTTAGGATATGATTTGAATGATTTGCCGACAAGGCTTTTTAAAAAGGAACAATTTCTTTTAGTGAATCATGATTCCTTATCCACAATCTTTAACCGTTGGGATATTCAAACAAGATTTTCAGATGGCACAATTACTGTGATCGAATCATTGATGCATACGGCGGATTGGAGCTTATCCATTCAGGGAGCAATTGCAGCATCAATTGCTCAAGATCAACAGAATGAATTGATATTACAAGCACAATTACGAAAAAATAATATTTCAGAAACTTTATGTAGAGATGTCGAATGTCTTGCGAACAGTCTTGCGTGGCCTTTTTCTTTTTCTCTTAGCTCTAAAGGACAGGAGCATGGCAATTTTTGGGTTAAAAAAGACATTGATACGGATTGA
- a CDS encoding NAD(P)/FAD-dependent oxidoreductase, whose amino-acid sequence MIEYNSISPEISWYEDTLEERPSYPFFDGQKQCDVVIIGGGFTGLSAAYHLSKAGVNVVLCEASRFGDGASGRNGGQLGTGQRQWVETLEKQYGFERSKALFDLAEEAKRDILSWCAMPDCQCDFMEGQLSVIHKKREVISYQRHVELMQRYGYYDLSFMDKDETAKRLGSSFYYGGLYDAHTGHINPLKLVVWLAKKAKNAGAKLYEKTKVTAVNRKGSHWIVITERGKIMAEHVLLATNAYKLGFQRFVEKNIVSIRSYIGATEPLSKESPILLGGESVDDSRFMVRYFRKSVDNRLLFGGVESYDNRHPADLEERIQRQIAEIYPHLKSINLTHCWGATVAITVERMPYVRQLLPGMIYCGGYSGHGVMLAPFMGKLYAEWLTGKHERFAYFQSLKISSFPGGKMLRYPLIFFAMHWFSLMDHF is encoded by the coding sequence ATGATTGAATATAATTCGATTTCTCCAGAAATTTCTTGGTATGAAGACACTTTAGAAGAGCGTCCTTCTTATCCATTTTTTGACGGACAGAAACAGTGTGATGTAGTTATTATTGGCGGTGGATTTACCGGGCTTTCGGCTGCTTACCATCTCTCTAAGGCTGGAGTTAATGTTGTTTTGTGTGAAGCTTCGCGTTTTGGGGATGGTGCTTCAGGGCGCAATGGTGGGCAATTGGGAACAGGGCAACGACAATGGGTGGAAACTTTAGAGAAACAATATGGTTTTGAACGAAGTAAGGCGCTGTTTGATTTAGCTGAAGAAGCCAAAAGGGATATTTTGTCTTGGTGTGCGATGCCTGATTGTCAGTGTGATTTTATGGAAGGACAACTTTCTGTGATCCATAAAAAGCGCGAGGTAATATCTTATCAACGGCATGTTGAGCTGATGCAGCGTTATGGTTATTATGATCTCTCTTTTATGGACAAGGATGAAACAGCTAAACGGCTTGGTTCGTCTTTTTATTATGGCGGTCTTTATGATGCCCATACTGGTCATATAAATCCTTTAAAGCTGGTTGTTTGGTTAGCAAAAAAAGCAAAAAATGCTGGCGCTAAACTTTATGAGAAGACAAAAGTTACTGCGGTAAATCGTAAGGGTAGCCATTGGATAGTGATAACAGAACGAGGCAAGATAATGGCTGAACATGTTTTATTGGCAACCAATGCCTATAAGCTTGGATTTCAGCGTTTTGTTGAGAAAAATATTGTTTCTATCCGCTCTTATATTGGAGCAACTGAACCATTATCAAAAGAGAGTCCCATTCTTCTGGGAGGCGAATCAGTAGATGATTCTCGTTTTATGGTTCGCTATTTTCGTAAAAGTGTTGATAATCGCTTATTATTTGGCGGAGTAGAAAGTTATGATAATCGGCATCCCGCAGATTTAGAGGAACGTATACAAAGACAAATTGCTGAGATTTATCCTCATCTCAAATCTATAAATCTCACGCATTGTTGGGGTGCAACGGTCGCCATCACAGTTGAGCGCATGCCTTATGTTCGCCAACTTTTACCAGGTATGATTTATTGCGGCGGTTATTCGGGACATGGGGTTATGCTTGCTCCTTTTATGGGGAAATTATATGCTGAATGGTTAACTGGGAAGCATGAGCGTTTTGCGTATTTTCAGAGTTTAAAGATTTCATCTTTTCCAGGGGGAAAAATGCTGCGTTACCCGCTTATATTTTTCGCAATGCATTGGTTTTCTTTGATGGATCATTTTTAA
- a CDS encoding glutamate--cysteine ligase codes for MALDITDESEIYNLDSLVSYSQGGCKAEHDWRIGTEHEKFPFYRGDFRPVPYEGSRGIRALLEGMQKALGWEPILDEGNIIGLVGSVGQGAISLEPGGQFELSGALLKTIGDTYCEVIEHLALLKKISEPLGIGFLGIGASPKWTLTETPRMPKSRYRIMANYMPKVGHSGLDMMYRTSTVQVNLDFSSETDMRRKMQVSMKLQSIATALFASSPFTEGRPNGFLSWRSEIWCDTDNQRTGVLPFIFSERFGFADYVEWALDVPMYFVVRDGRYYDCTHITFRQFMNGALRGQVANATPNMGDWINHLSTLFPEVRLKRFLEMRGADCGSLKRICALSAFWVGILYDSEALNEAEALTKDWCFEEVLDMRKRVPKEGLKTPFRQTIILEIARQAVAISHKGLKNRRQYASNGLDETSFLAPLEEVIAMGQTDADKFLSLYHSIWDKSVEPVFLECVY; via the coding sequence ATGGCACTTGATATAACTGATGAAAGTGAAATTTATAACTTAGATTCCTTGGTTAGCTATTCCCAAGGGGGGTGTAAAGCAGAGCATGATTGGCGTATTGGTACAGAACATGAAAAATTTCCTTTTTATAGAGGTGACTTTCGTCCTGTTCCTTATGAAGGTTCGAGAGGAATACGCGCACTTTTAGAGGGAATGCAAAAAGCGTTAGGATGGGAACCTATTTTAGATGAGGGAAATATTATTGGGCTTGTAGGATCGGTTGGTCAAGGTGCTATTTCTTTGGAACCAGGAGGACAGTTTGAATTATCTGGCGCACTACTAAAAACGATTGGTGATACTTATTGCGAAGTAATTGAGCATTTAGCTCTTCTCAAGAAAATTTCAGAGCCATTGGGTATTGGTTTTCTAGGCATTGGTGCTAGTCCAAAGTGGACATTAACTGAAACTCCACGAATGCCTAAATCACGTTATCGGATTATGGCCAATTATATGCCAAAAGTTGGTCATAGTGGTCTTGATATGATGTATCGCACATCGACTGTTCAGGTTAACCTTGATTTTTCATCTGAAACGGATATGCGGCGAAAAATGCAAGTATCAATGAAGTTGCAGTCTATTGCGACAGCATTATTTGCCAGCTCACCTTTTACTGAAGGGCGACCGAATGGCTTTTTGTCTTGGCGTTCTGAAATTTGGTGCGATACTGATAATCAGAGGACTGGGGTCCTTCCCTTTATATTTTCTGAGCGCTTTGGTTTTGCGGATTACGTTGAATGGGCACTTGATGTCCCGATGTATTTCGTTGTGCGTGACGGTCGTTATTACGATTGTACACATATAACTTTTCGTCAGTTTATGAATGGAGCATTAAGAGGGCAGGTTGCAAATGCAACACCCAATATGGGAGATTGGATTAATCATCTATCGACTTTGTTTCCTGAAGTACGCTTAAAACGATTTTTGGAAATGAGAGGTGCTGATTGCGGTTCTTTGAAGCGTATTTGTGCGTTGTCGGCTTTTTGGGTTGGGATTCTTTATGATAGTGAAGCGCTTAATGAAGCAGAGGCTTTAACAAAAGATTGGTGTTTTGAAGAAGTTTTGGATATGCGCAAACGTGTTCCTAAAGAAGGGTTAAAAACACCTTTTCGTCAGACCATCATTTTAGAAATAGCACGTCAGGCTGTTGCTATTTCACACAAGGGTTTAAAAAATCGTCGGCAGTATGCTTCTAATGGTTTGGATGAAACAAGTTTTTTGGCTCCCTTAGAAGAGGTTATTGCAATGGGACAAACAGATGCTGATAAATTTTTGTCTCTTTACCATTCTATTTGGGATAAATCTGTAGAACCTGTCTTTTTGGAATGCGTCTATTAA
- the pgl gene encoding 6-phosphogluconolactonase, which translates to MYGINIDHLDFATPTALALALADRVAAELSVSVLERKRAILAVSGGKTPELFFHYLSKADIDWENIIITLVDERFVPVHHERSNEHVVRRYLLQNFAAKARFVGLYQKAITVELAAFSAASRVNTLPRPFDVVVLGMGVDGHTASFFPDADRLKQALDLQTQALVLPLYAKSALEPRLTLTLPVIMQSRCIILHFEGFQKRDCFEVVCQNGSEMEMPVRAVLRNAHHLVQVYWSPKENEISEAEHKTSKVDT; encoded by the coding sequence ATGTATGGAATAAATATCGACCATTTAGATTTTGCAACACCCACTGCTCTTGCTTTAGCATTAGCTGATCGAGTCGCCGCAGAGCTTAGCGTGTCTGTTCTTGAGCGTAAGCGAGCGATTTTGGCAGTTTCTGGTGGTAAAACACCAGAATTGTTTTTTCATTATTTGTCAAAAGCTGATATTGATTGGGAAAATATCATCATTACTTTGGTTGATGAACGTTTTGTACCTGTTCATCATGAGCGTTCAAATGAACATGTCGTGAGACGCTATTTGTTACAAAATTTTGCCGCTAAAGCGCGTTTTGTAGGGCTTTATCAAAAGGCAATTACGGTTGAACTTGCCGCTTTTTCAGCAGCTAGTCGTGTCAATACTTTGCCTAGACCATTTGATGTGGTTGTTTTAGGAATGGGGGTGGATGGACATACTGCTTCTTTTTTTCCTGATGCTGATCGCTTGAAACAAGCACTTGATCTTCAAACGCAAGCACTTGTTTTACCACTTTATGCGAAGAGTGCTCTTGAGCCAAGACTCACGCTGACTTTACCAGTTATAATGCAATCTCGTTGCATTATTCTCCATTTTGAAGGTTTTCAGAAACGCGATTGTTTTGAAGTAGTTTGTCAGAATGGATCTGAAATGGAAATGCCTGTTCGAGCGGTTTTACGCAATGCTCATCATCTTGTTCAGGTTTATTGGTCGCCTAAAGAAAATGAAATAAGTGAAGCAGAACATAAGACGAGTAAAGTAGATACGTAG
- a CDS encoding 16S rRNA (uracil(1498)-N(3))-methyltransferase, translating to MRINYKLKRLFIRQPLVINEKIKIEGPQAFYIVHVLRMQEGAEILLFNGQDGEWLAKLITIKKKFVVVQLIHQERFQTALSNLIYCFAPLKTARLDYMVQKAVEMGVSVLQPVITHHTQVTRINMARMESNVVEASEQCGILSLPECVPAVSLAELLARWDETQPLFFCDETHKSHNPLPLFKKREMLAPGILIGPEGGFSQEERSFLKKHPFVISIPLGPRILRADTAAVAALALLNATIGDWSID from the coding sequence ATGCGTATAAATTATAAACTTAAAAGATTATTTATTCGACAGCCACTTGTCATAAATGAAAAAATAAAGATAGAAGGACCGCAAGCTTTTTATATTGTACATGTTCTGCGTATGCAAGAAGGAGCAGAAATTTTACTTTTTAATGGACAGGATGGTGAATGGCTTGCTAAACTTATCACCATTAAGAAAAAGTTTGTTGTAGTTCAGCTTATCCATCAAGAAAGATTTCAAACAGCGCTTTCAAATCTCATTTACTGTTTTGCTCCACTCAAAACCGCGCGTTTGGATTACATGGTGCAAAAAGCTGTAGAAATGGGGGTATCAGTTTTGCAGCCTGTTATAACGCATCACACACAAGTTACGCGTATCAATATGGCGCGTATGGAGTCTAATGTTGTTGAGGCTTCTGAACAGTGTGGCATTTTATCTTTGCCAGAATGTGTACCTGCTGTGTCGTTAGCGGAGCTTTTAGCACGTTGGGATGAAACACAACCTTTGTTCTTTTGTGATGAGACCCACAAATCGCATAATCCATTACCTCTTTTTAAAAAACGTGAAATGCTGGCGCCGGGTATTCTCATTGGACCAGAAGGTGGCTTTAGTCAAGAAGAGCGAAGCTTTTTAAAAAAACATCCTTTTGTAATTTCGATACCATTAGGTCCGCGTATTTTACGCGCCGACACTGCAGCTGTTGCTGCTTTGGCTCTTTTGAATGCTACGATAGGGGATTGGTCAATTGATTGA
- the zwf gene encoding glucose-6-phosphate dehydrogenase has protein sequence MVSKIIPVSPFDCIVFGGNGDLAARKLIPALYHCQCVGQLSEPTRIIGVSRSSLSGEEYQNFVRASLEKYVHPKDLNRIELNRFLARLTYISVDITSNRGWRDLALPLSEDPSDIRVFYLAVGSSLFGDIAMRLGQNGLVTQKTRIIIEKPIGCNVKTAVQLNDTFASVFDEDQIFRIDHYLGKETVQNLMALRFVNTLYEPLWNSNYIDHVQITVAESLGLEGRIEYYESAGALRDMVQNHMLQLLCLVAMEVPFTNSANAVRDEKLKVLHSLMPLDVRNVEQYTVRGQYLSGILDDVCVKSYLDDLGKEVSRSETFVALKIKVDNWRWADTPFYLRTGKRMSTRMSEIVIVFKPIPHNIFETDSNEIFSNRLVIRLQPDEGVKQWLMIKDPGPGGIRFRHIPLDMSFASTFSQRNPDAYERLLMDVIRGDQTLFMRRDEVEAAWRWIDPILEGWEAIKQPVHGYSAGSWGPSASKLLMERDGRIWNNLV, from the coding sequence ATGGTGAGTAAAATTATTCCAGTCTCTCCCTTTGACTGTATTGTGTTTGGTGGCAATGGTGATTTAGCAGCACGCAAACTTATACCTGCTTTATACCATTGTCAGTGTGTTGGGCAATTGAGCGAGCCAACACGTATTATTGGAGTTTCGCGCTCTTCTTTGAGTGGTGAAGAGTATCAAAATTTTGTTCGTGCTTCTTTAGAAAAATATGTTCATCCAAAAGATCTCAATCGAATTGAACTCAATCGTTTTCTTGCGCGTTTAACCTATATTTCTGTTGATATTACATCAAATCGAGGGTGGAGAGATCTCGCTTTACCGCTCTCAGAAGATCCATCTGATATTCGAGTTTTTTATTTAGCAGTTGGTTCATCCCTTTTTGGTGATATTGCGATGAGATTGGGACAAAATGGTTTAGTAACGCAAAAAACACGAATTATTATTGAAAAACCTATTGGTTGTAATGTAAAAACAGCGGTTCAGCTCAATGATACATTTGCAAGCGTATTTGATGAAGATCAGATTTTTCGCATTGACCATTATCTGGGCAAGGAGACCGTTCAAAATTTGATGGCATTGCGGTTTGTTAATACACTTTATGAGCCGTTATGGAACTCCAATTATATTGATCATGTACAGATAACGGTGGCTGAATCTTTAGGATTGGAAGGGCGTATAGAATATTATGAGAGTGCAGGTGCACTGCGTGATATGGTACAAAATCATATGCTGCAATTGCTCTGTTTGGTTGCTATGGAAGTACCATTTACCAATAGTGCGAATGCTGTGCGTGATGAAAAACTGAAAGTTTTGCATTCTTTAATGCCTCTCGATGTTCGTAATGTAGAGCAATATACTGTACGTGGGCAGTATCTTTCTGGTATATTGGATGATGTTTGTGTAAAATCTTATCTTGATGATTTGGGGAAAGAAGTTAGTAGGAGCGAAACATTTGTGGCGCTTAAAATTAAGGTTGATAATTGGCGGTGGGCAGATACGCCTTTTTATTTGCGAACAGGTAAACGCATGTCCACGCGGATGTCTGAAATTGTTATCGTTTTCAAACCCATTCCCCATAATATTTTTGAGACGGATTCAAATGAAATTTTTTCTAATCGGCTCGTCATTCGTCTCCAGCCTGATGAAGGCGTAAAACAATGGTTGATGATTAAGGATCCAGGTCCTGGTGGTATACGATTTCGTCATATTCCATTGGATATGAGTTTTGCGTCTACATTTTCTCAGCGTAATCCTGATGCTTATGAACGCTTATTAATGGATGTTATTCGCGGAGATCAAACACTCTTTATGCGTCGTGATGAAGTTGAAGCTGCTTGGCGTTGGATTGATCCAATTCTAGAGGGATGGGAAGCCATAAAGCAGCCTGTTCATGGTTATAGCGCTGGCTCATGGGGACCATCTGCTTCGAAACTTTTGATGGAACGTGATGGGCGTATATGGAACAATTTGGTTTAG
- the folD gene encoding bifunctional methylenetetrahydrofolate dehydrogenase/methenyltetrahydrofolate cyclohydrolase FolD: MNNIIDGKKLAEKIIMKVKAETTKLRNNYKIQPGIAVIIVGNDPASQVYVTSKSKKAEECGFFSIKHMISKETQEKELLHLIATLNSDPQIHGILVQLPLPDHINTNRITQAIAFQKDVDGFHYINIGKLAANALEDAIIPCTPAGAMMMIEQQCGQDLSGLDAVVVGRSNIVGKPMAALLTAANATVTIAHSRTRDLDDVCRSADILVTAIGRPQMIKKDWVKNGAIIIDVGINRIAAPEKGVGKTRLVGDVDFEEIKEKAAAITPVPGGVGPMTIAMLMVNTLKAAARLHNLPIPKF, encoded by the coding sequence ATGAACAATATTATTGACGGAAAAAAGCTCGCTGAAAAAATTATTATGAAAGTTAAGGCTGAAACAACTAAATTGCGCAACAACTATAAGATACAACCTGGTATCGCTGTCATCATTGTTGGAAACGACCCAGCAAGTCAGGTATATGTCACGTCAAAAAGCAAAAAAGCCGAAGAATGTGGTTTTTTTTCAATCAAGCATATGATTTCAAAAGAAACACAGGAAAAAGAACTCCTTCACCTCATCGCAACATTAAATTCCGATCCCCAAATCCACGGTATTTTGGTACAACTTCCCCTCCCTGATCATATTAATACAAACCGCATAACACAAGCCATCGCTTTCCAAAAAGATGTTGATGGTTTTCATTATATCAATATAGGAAAACTCGCAGCAAATGCACTTGAAGATGCTATCATTCCCTGCACACCAGCTGGTGCCATGATGATGATTGAACAACAATGTGGACAAGACTTATCTGGTCTTGATGCTGTTGTTGTTGGACGCTCAAATATTGTTGGCAAACCTATGGCCGCCCTCTTAACAGCAGCAAATGCCACTGTAACAATCGCTCATAGTCGTACTCGTGATCTTGATGACGTATGTCGTAGCGCTGATATCTTAGTAACAGCTATAGGTCGCCCACAAATGATTAAAAAAGACTGGGTTAAAAATGGGGCCATTATTATTGACGTGGGCATTAACCGCATTGCAGCACCAGAGAAAGGTGTGGGAAAGACGCGTCTTGTTGGTGATGTCGATTTTGAAGAAATAAAAGAAAAAGCTGCCGCAATCACCCCTGTTCCAGGAGGAGTCGGACCAATGACAATCGCTATGCTGATGGTTAATACGCTCAAAGCTGCGGCTCGATTACATAATCTGCCCATACCAAAATTCTAA